A stretch of Pseudomonadales bacterium DNA encodes these proteins:
- the purM gene encoding phosphoribosylformylglycinamidine cyclo-ligase, giving the protein MSNNKTDHLSTTQSLDSAESSLSYKDAGVDIEAGYALVNNIKSAVKKTTRPEVLSGLGGFGALCELPSHYQQPVLVAGTDGVGTKLKLALETGIHSTVGIDLVAMCVNDLIVQGAEPLFFLDYYATGKLDVDVATAVVEGIAEGCLQSACALIGGETAEMPGMYAKGDYDLAGFCVGVVEKSKIIDGSQVAAGNAIIGLSSSGPHSNGYSLIRKVIEQSGADLHQDFEGQSLAEALLTPTKIYVKPLLKLFAEFDIKALAHITGGGFSENIPRVLPAYTQAKLSQSALTLPPIFQWLQQHGNIATDEMYRTFNCGIGMVLCVDTEDADAIVQFLNQQGESARIIGHIESSSEAEPSVQLS; this is encoded by the coding sequence ATGTCCAATAACAAGACAGATCATCTTTCTACAACTCAATCGCTTGATAGCGCTGAATCTTCCCTCAGTTATAAAGACGCGGGCGTCGATATTGAGGCAGGTTATGCTTTGGTTAACAATATCAAGTCGGCGGTCAAAAAGACCACTCGGCCTGAGGTATTGTCAGGCTTAGGCGGTTTTGGTGCACTTTGCGAATTACCCAGTCACTATCAACAACCTGTTTTGGTTGCCGGCACCGACGGCGTTGGCACGAAGCTAAAACTTGCGCTTGAAACCGGTATTCACAGCACTGTGGGTATTGATTTAGTAGCGATGTGTGTCAATGATTTAATTGTTCAGGGTGCAGAGCCGTTATTCTTTTTGGATTATTATGCCACTGGCAAACTGGATGTAGATGTCGCTACGGCAGTTGTTGAAGGTATTGCAGAGGGCTGCTTGCAATCGGCTTGTGCGTTGATTGGTGGTGAAACAGCTGAAATGCCTGGTATGTATGCTAAGGGCGATTATGATCTTGCTGGCTTTTGCGTTGGTGTGGTTGAGAAAAGTAAAATTATTGACGGCAGTCAGGTTGCTGCCGGCAACGCCATCATTGGCCTTAGCTCGTCGGGCCCGCATTCTAATGGCTATTCCTTAATTCGCAAAGTGATCGAACAGAGCGGTGCCGATTTGCATCAGGATTTTGAAGGCCAATCTCTGGCCGAGGCATTGCTAACACCAACCAAGATTTATGTGAAACCGCTGCTTAAATTATTTGCCGAATTTGATATAAAAGCATTAGCCCATATTACGGGTGGTGGTTTTAGTGAAAATATTCCTCGTGTGCTGCCGGCCTATACGCAAGCAAAATTATCGCAATCTGCCCTGACACTGCCACCGATATTCCAGTGGCTGCAACAGCATGGCAATATTGCCACAGATGAAATGTACCGCACCTTCAACTGCGGTATTGGCATGGTGCTTTGTGTTGACACTGAAGATGCTGACGCTATTGTTCAATTTCTAAACCAGCAAGGTGAGTCTGCAAGAATCATTGGCCACATTGAATCATCGTCAGAAGCCGAACCATCGGTGCAGTTAAGCTAA
- a CDS encoding DUF2066 domain-containing protein: protein MQLHKIILIIALLFAPFCYANSMQDAYTAVIEVSSNNEGNVKRFSRPGLLTVLHKTTGLSKQQLSQYNAIAKALNNADRYIQQYSFIAKPTLDTNRLEQGSYFLQLTFNRLALSQLLQSAGLVANITKPKVLVIPLLASDDSIQLMQPSAVVANGSFTALRFALINTGISAFIYQSQAISEMRLSALWSLDAFSLNNLKSTHNADAILLLKQTLEGESIGGSVFYADNALALQQPKSRVAAISGSNYMTALQNAFTPITQSWNTNNRMTMGENEVAILIRGLSSFEAYSQLMETVAAIDFIEHVYVLEAQPQHILISAKIKAEKNQLSARLDALPAFQPVSSSNDAAVLEYYWTNRN from the coding sequence ATGCAGTTACATAAGATTATTCTCATCATTGCCTTGCTATTTGCTCCATTCTGCTATGCCAACAGCATGCAAGATGCTTACACAGCCGTGATTGAGGTAAGCTCAAATAATGAGGGCAATGTAAAACGTTTTAGCCGACCAGGCTTATTGACGGTATTGCATAAAACAACTGGCCTATCTAAGCAACAGCTGTCCCAGTACAATGCTATTGCCAAAGCACTTAATAATGCCGATAGATATATTCAGCAATACAGTTTTATCGCCAAACCAACGCTTGATACCAACAGGCTTGAGCAAGGCAGTTACTTTCTTCAATTAACATTCAACCGGCTTGCTCTATCGCAGCTCCTGCAAAGCGCTGGATTAGTTGCGAATATCACTAAACCTAAAGTATTGGTGATTCCTCTTCTGGCAAGCGATGATTCGATTCAGCTGATGCAGCCTTCAGCTGTTGTTGCGAACGGCTCTTTCACAGCCTTACGATTTGCCTTAATTAATACAGGCATTTCAGCTTTTATCTATCAAAGTCAGGCAATCAGTGAAATGCGCCTTAGTGCATTGTGGTCATTAGATGCATTCAGCCTAAATAATTTAAAAAGCACTCATAATGCGGATGCTATTTTACTTTTAAAGCAAACGTTAGAGGGCGAATCCATTGGTGGCTCGGTGTTTTATGCTGATAATGCTTTGGCTCTGCAGCAACCCAAATCTCGCGTTGCAGCTATAAGCGGTAGCAATTATATGACTGCGCTACAGAATGCGTTTACACCTATCACGCAAAGCTGGAATACAAACAACCGCATGACTATGGGTGAAAATGAAGTAGCTATCTTGATTCGCGGACTTTCATCGTTTGAAGCTTATTCTCAGCTGATGGAGACGGTCGCTGCTATAGACTTTATTGAGCATGTGTATGTGCTTGAAGCGCAGCCACAACATATTTTGATCAGCGCTAAAATTAAAGCCGAGAAAAACCAGCTCAGCGCACGACTCGATGCGTTGCCAGCATTTCAGCCTGTATCATCTTCAAACGATGCAGCCGTGCTTGAATATTACTGGACTAACAGAAACTAA
- the purN gene encoding phosphoribosylglycinamide formyltransferase yields MQRLVVLISGSGSNLQSIIDACKNSNRLHAKAEIVAVIANKPDAFGLQRAADQGIPALCINHTEFASRELFDQHLAQVIQDYQADLVILAGFMRILTPAFTQQFAGKLLNIHPSLLPKYPGLNTHQRAIDANDAFAGATVHFVTAELDGGPCILQAAVAIDGDDAKSLAAKVLQQEHKIYPEVICWFVEKRLRLDGNTAWLDGKAIPKHGVQFETA; encoded by the coding sequence ATGCAGCGATTAGTCGTACTGATATCAGGCAGCGGCAGTAATTTACAGTCTATTATCGATGCATGTAAAAACAGCAATCGGCTTCATGCTAAGGCCGAAATCGTTGCGGTGATTGCTAACAAACCTGATGCATTTGGGCTGCAACGTGCAGCCGATCAGGGTATTCCTGCTTTGTGTATCAATCATACTGAATTTGCCTCGCGTGAATTATTTGACCAGCATCTAGCCCAAGTCATCCAAGATTACCAGGCAGACTTAGTAATCTTGGCAGGCTTTATGCGCATACTGACGCCTGCATTCACTCAGCAATTTGCCGGGAAATTATTAAATATTCACCCTTCACTACTGCCGAAATATCCCGGTTTAAATACCCATCAGCGCGCTATTGATGCAAACGATGCCTTTGCAGGGGCTACAGTGCATTTTGTGACTGCTGAGCTTGATGGCGGGCCATGTATTTTACAAGCTGCAGTAGCGATTGATGGCGATGACGCGAAGAGCCTTGCAGCTAAAGTCTTACAGCAAGAACATAAGATTTACCCAGAAGTGATTTGCTGGTTTGTCGAGAAGCGGCTACGATTAGATGGCAATACAGCATGGTTAGACGGCAAAGCGATTCCCAAACATGGTGTGCAATTTGAGACTGCTTGA
- the hda gene encoding DnaA regulatory inactivator Hda, whose amino-acid sequence MQEKHQLSLGLGIESSTSFDNFFCAQTNKLLLNTLRQCILSGENDFIYFSGQAGSGKTHLLLASLALAQSVKSSVFYLPLQEMMQFPAKQVLDQHMDSDFLLIDDIEAAARAYDWQQALFDTYNQRNEAGKAIFIASQVPANQLRFELADLNTRLSACLSFQLRQLDEPELPQYIQFLAEQKAMPLSEACAHFILQRAGRSIAALKYVIDELDKAQILHGKKITIPFIKSLFDW is encoded by the coding sequence ATGCAGGAGAAACATCAGTTAAGCCTTGGTCTAGGGATTGAAAGCAGTACAAGCTTCGACAATTTTTTTTGTGCACAGACCAATAAATTACTGCTCAACACCCTGCGGCAGTGCATTTTGTCCGGCGAGAATGATTTTATTTATTTCTCTGGCCAAGCTGGCAGTGGTAAGACGCATTTACTCTTGGCCAGTTTGGCGCTGGCGCAGTCTGTTAAATCATCTGTATTTTATTTGCCATTGCAGGAAATGATGCAGTTTCCTGCAAAGCAGGTGTTAGACCAGCATATGGATTCTGACTTTCTTTTGATTGATGACATTGAAGCTGCGGCGCGAGCTTATGATTGGCAGCAAGCTCTGTTCGACACTTATAACCAACGAAATGAAGCAGGCAAGGCGATATTCATTGCCAGTCAAGTACCGGCTAATCAACTAAGGTTTGAGCTTGCAGATCTTAACACTCGCTTATCCGCTTGCTTAAGTTTTCAGCTAAGGCAATTGGATGAGCCAGAGTTACCGCAATATATTCAGTTTTTAGCCGAGCAGAAAGCGATGCCGCTATCTGAAGCCTGTGCGCATTTTATTTTACAGCGTGCAGGTCGCTCAATTGCCGCACTTAAATACGTGATTGATGAGCTTGATAAGGCGCAAATCTTACACGGCAAAAAAATTACCATCCCATTTATAAAATCATTATTCGACTGGTAG